From a single Drosophila sulfurigaster albostrigata strain 15112-1811.04 chromosome 3, ASM2355843v2, whole genome shotgun sequence genomic region:
- the LOC133841796 gene encoding LOW QUALITY PROTEIN: mediator of RNA polymerase II transcription subunit 12 (The sequence of the model RefSeq protein was modified relative to this genomic sequence to represent the inferred CDS: deleted 1 base in 1 codon), whose amino-acid sequence MLSLLQEKRPLKRTRLGPPDIYPQDAKQREDELTPTNVKHGFTTTPPLSDEFGTAHTSNVNAGKVSAFFSGVLAKKEELMTLQDTVRKKQQINCKDNFWPVSPRRKCTVDAWFKDLAGNKPLLSLAKRAPSFNKKEEIFITLCENQVNMQRATWFIKLSAAYTLSFSESKNKKRSIYDPAAEWTGNMIKFMKELLPKLQEYYQQSHDKHGLQANGNSNSSNNSSTNTNTNGNAISSNNSSSTGNNAPGSATPNLIPVPSMASPLPPIHSPANGQPVSVGGVAGVGVVPGATSAPGTALATLGGSAAANAAVANAGAVPPGSSISGIGSQFEDSRNALKYWKYCIQLSKYMYEEQLLDRQEFLNWILDLLDKMRTQTSFVEPLKKLVLSFALQYMHDFVQSERLCRKMANMVAKKMAQLLNAAVEQQQQQQALVKPQPMDMDGGAEEQLLQQPAVDPYEQALQDYMNCPHHRDIILYLSTILQVITIECPTALVWSGIAAHRAPSYLVGSPLDHLPLAPSVLPMPTRCPRTNHELRRQLRAAEADIVLRTQHAEQRWFASKWLSAGKNHYTTVLATLDHLDTHCFERMDQCNSMDTLYAHIFPPQSSQQLRRQEDDPQQPQQRPVYEPKQDADTVRILCEWAVSSQRWGEHRSMVVAILLDKRQIDVTSTPADMCNDKDDKDSLASGAGLIDGLPVFQHVLMHFLDHDAPVLDEHNSSAQQRTEFTNLVQLFSALIRHDVFSHNAYMHTLISRGDLLLESTLVHKTATKSSPPPPAPPPPSSSAPHGFDDDGFGSGIGIDFKHNEFDDSNVDDDLDKLVQNIKEKGQQHEAPDSPKIGAPGDGDAGGVDAPVSISRHYVYTKHFPIPQDDPSMSSYSSESNQRYILLFGVGKERDEKKHAVKKMSKEIGKLFTKKFSIDVAEGGKVKKHSRNEFNFEATTAKCQHMAYFDQHVVTAQCAANVLEQLNGFALGNNNYLPVQEHVAFLFDLMELALNIYSLLELCDHLLKELPEVEHQLQSKKSNMVRGYTTSLALYIVSILRRYNSCLLLSPEQTVSVFEGLCRTIRHVSNPSECSSAERCILAYLSDLHESCVLLQGKEQSAEYYQQLNCIKRFKDIFNTPELLSMAPQGYNPQLLQELFVTPRRGGKLEPHWLRQLHESPANVYSFVSNAVIAVCRETDNERLNDVALACAELTASCNVLSEEWIAALQSLCSGSKSPRYPHLGGQVDIGQGKTHNALAVFVCILVARHCFSLADFVSKFALPTLARSVSGAGGGELSVDAEAGARLTCHLVLKLFKTLEIPQPGMYSVSTSPNPLHAVGSDFSIRLSCDRHLLVGAHKTIPIAAVLAVLKAILIVVDNAALKTPLTASGMGSSGSGGGAFGSGKRSGFNTPVHPGSTPKSNEQRPADLSQILGTSDLQLGSLGSEQESLQPSTGNSLAGNEQISLLEFAQAVLKQICAQEHVLERCLKNAEQLCDMIIDEMLTAKQAQRVLHMICYPEAEFNIISELDQRAMIVRILEHLDQWTLRISWLDLQLMYRQSLSPNTELNAWLDTVARAAIDVFHMEEVTLPGAVKATHKPKPSTWLVAPLIAKLTPAVQGRILRVAGQVLESMNYFSKVSKSDCNSSGSGDEREKSNSCHSSNSYGGNGSLAARNKKMPLNYQPFLGLILTCLKGQDEYKENLLVSLYSQLSQCLQSFAELDTIGGVDEPQAREEILDALQLRFSLVGGMFDAIQKNSTPTTDWAILLAQLVCQGVVDLSCNRELFTTVVDMLATLVHSTLVSDSQTDRDETKKLYLNLMKKLKKEIGEKNNASIRVIRQLLPLYKQPTEVIACEHNGMDNKGNKICDMDKKQLRISDKQRISVWDILEGHKNPAPLSWVWFGAVKLERKPLTYEEAHRNLKYHTHSLVKPSSYYYEPLPLAPEDIEPVPEKICIKDEIMKADTPSSVDQSPSAVVGTGRGRGKGTTTRKRKPKNPKTPPVVNTQQQQPQLAPQPQQPPNAQQQQQMQQQQHMQQQMQPNQMGQMPMNMQQMNMQQFGPNAMMQQQNAMMQQQQQQQQQMQQMAPNQMQQQLNVGGNGQPNAQMNFMQGPGPGGPQGMPGQQQPQQQWHNAPQQQQQPQQHHNQYQYQQNMQMNRIERPPLTTNSKQALSQMLRQRQPGSFQQQQQQQPPGGFNPMQQQAQQQQVPQQQQMNAQQMRQQQQMNAQQNPQAAAAFNAMQQQQPNVQQQQQMNPNQLQQQQQQQQQQQFMRGNMRAMAPNQMGSMNMPGGMGQGMPQNPMMQQQQMGQGMVGMVNPNANPMMQGGGAGGNGGVGVGVGVGVGAGGNNPNMGMGGMPQQGMIQQQQQFQNFQNQYQQQQQQPGMQQQAGGAGGVGVGVGVGMAPNQQQQQQGGLMGNFNPQMQQAQRNNPDFMAAAVAAQQQQQQQQQRGVPGGMMAGNRGQYMNQAPNVTMTNMMGPGPGGVGVGQVPPYARQQPTGGGKPGVLPTQQQFQQQQQLRHQMMQMQGMGGGGMGGGPQAGGGAGAGGGGGMVQQQQQTMNQQQTPNLVAQLQRQMPNQPNMMGQQQQYQHQPPPY is encoded by the exons ATGCTTTCGCTGTTGCAGGAGAAGCGTCCGCTAAAGCGCACACGTCTCGGGCCGCCAGATATATATCCGCAAGACGCCAAACAACGCGAGGACGAATTGACGCCCACAAATGTGAAACATGGCTTTACAACGACGCCGCCGCTGTCCGATGAGTTTGGGACGGCGCATACTTCCAATGTAAATGCGGGCAAGGTGAGCGCGTTCTTTAGCGGTGTGCTGGCC AAAAAGGAGGAGCTAATGACACTGCAGGACACCGTGCGCAAGAAGCAGCAAATTAATTGTAAGGACAATTTCTGGCCGGTGTCACCCCGTCGCAAATGCACTGTGGACGCATGGTTCAAGGACTTGGCCGGCAACAAGCCACTGCTCAGTCTTGCCAAACGTGCGCCTTCGTTTAACAAGAAAGAAGAAATCTTCATCACACTTTGTGAGAATCAGGTGAACATGCAACGTGCCACATGGTTCATCAAACTAAGTGCGGCCTACACACTGAGTTTTTCTGAGTCGAAGAATAAGAAGCGAAGCATTTACGATCCAGCGGCGGAATGGACGGGCAACATGATTAAGTTCATGAAGGAGCTGCTGCCCAAGCTACAGGAGTACTATCAGCAAT CTCATGATAAGCATGGCTTGCAGgccaatggcaacagcaactcttcaaataacagcagcaccaacacTAACACCAATGGCAAcgccatcagcagcaacaatagcagcagcactGGCAATAACGCCCCAGGCAGCGCTACGCCTAATCTTATACCAGTGCCCAGCATGGCCAGTCCACTGCCGCCCATCCACAGTCCTGCCAATGGACAGCCGGTTTCCGTGGGTGGCGTTGCCGGTGTTGGCGTCGTGCCAGGCGCGACATCAGCACCAGGCACTGCGTTGGCCACTTTGGGTGGGTCTGCGGCAGCCAACGCCGCCGTGGCCAACGCTGGCGCCGTGCCGCCTGGCTCGAGCATCTCGGGCATTGGCAGCCAATTCGAGGATAGTCGCAATGCCTTGAAGTACTGGAAGTACTGCATTCAGCTGAGTAAATACATGTACGAAGAACAACTGCTGGATCGTCAAGAGTTTCTTAACTGGATACTCGATTTGCTGGACAAGATGCGCACGCAGACTAGCTTCGTTGAACCGCTGAAGAAACTGGTGCTAAGCTTTGCACTCCAATACATGCACGATTTTGTGCAGTCCGAGCGATTGTGCCGTAAAATGGCCAATATGGTGGCCAAGAAGATGGCACAGCTGCTCAACGCTGCtgtggagcaacagcagcagcaacaggctcTCGTCAAGCCACAGCCCATGGACATGGATGGAGGAGCAGAggagcaactgctgcagcagccaGCTGTCGATCCCTATGAGCAGGCGCTACAGGATTACATGAATTGTCCGCATCATCGCGACATTATCTTGTACTTGAGCACCATACTTCAGGTGATTACGATTGAGTGTCCCACGGCACTGGTTTGGAGCGGCATTGCAGCGCATCGTGCTCCTTCGTATTTGGTGGGCAGTCCGCTGGATCATTTGCCGCTGGCTCCGTCGGTGTTGCCAATGCCCACACGCTGTCCACGCACCAATCACGAACTGCGTCGTCAGCTGCGTGCTGCCGAGGCTGATATTGTGCTGCGCACACAGCATGCGGAGCAACGTTGGTTCGCCTCCAAGTGGCTGAGTGCGGGCAAGAATCATTATACCACTGTTCTGGCCACATTGGACCATCTGGACACGCATTGCTTTGAACGTATGGATCAATGCAATTCCATGGACACACTGTATGCGCACATCTTTCCGCCACAATCATCTCAGCAGCTGCGACGCCAAGAGGATGATCcccagcagccacaacaacgtCCTGTTTATGAGCCCAAGCAGGACGCAGACACGGTCCGCATACTctgcgaatgggcagtctccAGCCAGCGTTGGGGTGAGCATCGCTCAATGGTCGTGGCCATACTGCTGGACAAGCGACAGATCGATGTGACGAGCACTCCAGCTGACATGTGCAACGACAAAGACGACAAGGATTCGTTGGCATCCGGCGCTGGCCTCATTGATGGCTTGCCCGTGTTTCAGCATGTTCTTATGCACTTTTTGGACCACGATGCGCCAGTGCTGGACGagcacaacagcagcgccCAACAGCGAACCGAGTTCACGAATCTGGTGCAGCTTTTTAGTGCGCTCATTCGCCACGATGTCTTCTCGCATAATGCTTACATGCATACGCTGATTTCTCGCGGCGATTTGCTCTTGGAATCCACGCTGGTGCACAAGACAGCAACGAAAAGTTCGCCTCCACCTCCAGCGCCGCCGCCGCCCAGTAGCAGTGCTCCACATGGCTTTGATGACGATGGTTTCGGCTCTGGAATTGGCATTGACTTCAAGCACAATGAGTTTGATGACTCCAATGTGGACGATGATCTCGACAAGTTGGTGCAGAACATCAAGGAGAAGGGCCAACAACATGAGGCGCCCGACAGTCCAAAGATTGGCGCGCCAGGCGATGGCGATGCTGGCGGCGTCGATGCTCCGGTTAGCATATCGCGTCATTATGTGTACACCAAACACTTTCCCATACCGCAAGATGATCCCAGCATGTCCAGCTACAGCAGCGAGAGCAATCAACGCTATATATTGCTTTTTGGAGTGGGCAAGGAGCGAGACGAAAAGAAACATGCGGTGAAGAAAATGTCCAAGGAAATTGGCAAATTGTTTACGAAGAAGTTTAGCATCGATGTCGCCGAGGGCGGCAAAGTGAAGAAACATTCCCGAAACGAGTTCAACTTTGAGGCGACAACGGCAAAGTGCCAGCACATGGCCTACTTTGATCAGCATGTGGTCACCGCCCAGTGTGCCGCCAATGTGCTGGAGCAACTCAACGGTTTCGCCttgggcaacaacaattatttgcCCGTGCAGGAGCATGTGGCCTTCTTGTTTGACCTAATGGAGCTGGCCTTGAATATCTACAGTCTGCTGGAGTTGTGCGATCATCTGCTCAAAGAGCTGCCCGAAGTGGAGCATCAGTTGCAGTCGAAGAAGTCGAATATGGTGCGTGGTTACACCACCTCGTTGGCGTTGTATATTGTCAGCATCTTGCGACGCTACAACAgctgtttgttgctgtcgccgGAGCAAACGGTTTCGGTCTTTGAGGGTCTGTGTCGCACCATTCGGCATGTTAGCAATCCAAGCGAATGCAGCTCCGCGGAGCGTTGCATTCTCGCCTACCTCAGCGATCTGCATGAGTCGTGTGTGCTGCTCCAAGGCAAGGAGCAGTCCGCCGAGTATTATCAGCAGCTCAACTGCATTAAGCGCTTCAAGGATATTTTCAATACGCCCGAGTTGCTCAG CATGGCGCCACAGGGCTACAATCCACAGCTGCTGCAGGAGCTGTTTGTGACGCCTCGACGTGGCGGCAAACTGGAACCGCATTGGTTGCGTCAGCTCCACGAATCACCAGCGAATGTCTACAGCTTTGTGTCGAATGCAGTGATTGCTGTTTGCCGTGAAACGGACAACGAGCGCCTCAATGATGTGGCATTGGCGTGTGCCGAGCTCACCGCCAGCTGCAATGTGCTCTCAGAGGAATGGATTGCAGCGTTGCAGAGTCTCTGCAGTGGCAGCAAGAGTCCACGCTATCCGCATTTGGGAGGACAAGTCGACATTGGCCAGGGAAAGACGCACAATGCCTTGGCTGTTTTCGTCTGCATACTCGTTGCTCGACATTGCTTCTCCTTGGCGGATTTCGTTAGCAAATTTGCGTTGCCCACGCTGGCACGTTCAGTGAGCGGCGCTGGCGGTGGCGAGTTAAGTGTGGACGCTGAAGCAGGTGCTCGTCTCACCTGTCATCTGGTGCTGAAGCTGTTCAAGACATTGGAGATACCACAGCCGGGCATGTATTCGGTGAGCACGTCGCCCAATCCGTTGCATGCGGTGGGCAGCGATTTCAGCATACGTTTGAGTTGTGATCGCCATCTGCTGGTAGGCGCGCACAAGACAATACCTATTGCAGCGGTGCTGGCGGTGCTTAAGGCGATACTCATTGTAGTGGACAATGCGGCGCTGAAGACGCCACTTACGGCTAGTGGAATGGGCTCGTCTGGCAGCGGTGGCGGCGCATTTGGCAGCGGCAAGCGCAGCGGTTTCAATACGCCCGTGCATCCGGGCAGCACGCCCAAGAGCAACGAACAACGGCCCGCGGATCTTAGCCAGATATTGGGCACAAGTGATCTGCAGTTGGGCAGCCTGGGCAGCGAACAGGAGTCACTGCAGCCGAGCACGGGCAACAGCCTCGCTGGCAACGAGCAAATCTCGCTACTGGAGTTTGCGCAGGCGGTGCTCAAACAGATCTGCGCCCAGGAGCATGTGCTGGAGCGTTGTCTGAAGAATGCCGAACAGCTTTGCGACATGATTATCGATGAGATGCTGACGGCGAAGCAGGCACAGCGCGTGCTGCACATGATCTGCTATCCGGAGGCCGAGTTCAACATAATTTCGGAGCTGGATCAGCGTGCGATGATTGTGCGAATTCTGGAGCACTTGGATCAGTGGACTTTACGTATTTCCTGGCTCGACTTGCAGCTCATGTATCGTCAGTCGCTGAGTCCCAACACGGAGCTCAATGCCTGGCTCGACACGGTGGCTAGAGCAGCCATAGACGTCTTTCACATGGAAGAAGTGACGTTGCCAGGCGCTGTAAAAGCCACGCATAAACCGAAGCCATCCACCTGGCTGGTGGCGCCTTTGATTGCCAAACTGACGCCAGCGGTGCAAGGACGCATATTGCGTGTGGCTGGTCAAGTGCTAGAAAGCATGAACTACTTCTCCAAGGTGTCCAAGTCGGATTGCAACAGCTCTGGTAGCGGCGATGAACGCGAGAAGAgcaacagctgccacagcagcaacagctatgGCGGCAATGGCAGTTTGGCGGCACGCAACAAGAAGATGCCACTCAACTATCAGCCCTTCTTGGGGCTCATACTCACTTGTCTGAAGGGCCAGGACGAGTACAAGGAGAATCTGCTGGTGTCGCTCTACTCGCAGCTCTCCCAGTGCCTGCAATCCTTTGCCGag CTGGACACGATTGGCGGCGTTGATGAGCCACAGGCGCGTGAGGAGATTCTGGATGCATTGCAGCTGCGTTTCTCGCTGGTTGGCGGCATGTTTGATGCCATCCAAAAGAACAGCACGCCCACCACAGATTGGGCTATATTGCTTGCCCAGTTGGTGTGTCAGGGCGTTGTGGATTTGAGCTGCAATCGTGAACTCTTTACCACTGTGGTCGATATGCTGGCTACGTTGGTGCACTCGACGCTTGTGTCTGACAGCCAAACGGATCGCGACGAGACCAAGAAGCTGTATCTCAATTTGATGAAGAAACTCAAAAAGGAAATCGGCGAAAAGAACAATGCGTCCATCAGAGTAATACGTCAGCTGCTGCCGCTCTACAAGCAGCCCACAGAG GTAATTGCCTGCGAGCACAATGGCATGGACAACAAGGGCAACAAGATCTGCGACATGGACAAGAAGCAGCTGCGCATCTCAGATAAGCAGCGCATCAGCGTCTGGGACATACTCGAGGGTCACAAGAATCCAGCTCCGTTGTCCTGGGTATGGTTTGGCGCTGTCAAACTGGAACGCAAACCGCTCACCTACGAGGAGGCGCATCGCAATCTCAAATACCATACGCACAGTCTGGTGAAGCCGAGCAGTTACTACTACGAGCCATTGCCTTTGGCTCCCGAGGACATTGAGCCGGTGCCCGAAAAGATTTGCATT AAGGATGAGATTATGAAGGCGGATACGCCGTCGTCAGTAGATCAATCGCCCAGTGCGGTGGTGGGCACTGGACGTGGACGAGGCAAGGGCACCACAACGCGCAAACGTAAGCCTAAGAATCCCAAGACGCCGCCAGTGGTTAAtacgcaacaacagcagccacagttggcgccacagccacaacagccGCCAaatgcacagcagcaacagcaaatgcaacagcagcagcacatgcagcagcagatgcagcCCAACCAAATGGGACAGATGCCCATGAATATGCAG CAAATGAACATGCAGCAGTTTGGACCGAATGCCATGATGCAGCAACAGAATGCAatgatgcagcagcagcaacaacagcagcagcaaatgcaacaaatggCACCGaatcaaatgcaacaacagcttAATGTGGGCGGCAATGGACAGCCGAATGCGCAGATGAACTTTATGCAAGGACCCGGACCAGGCGGCCCACAAGGCATGCCgggacaacagcaaccacagcagcagtggcacaatgcaccgcagcagcagcaacagccgcagcagcatcaCAATCAGTATCAGTATcagcaaaatatgcaaa TGAATCGCATTGAGCGCCCACCGTTGACTACGAACTCGAAGCAAGCATTGTCGCAGATGCTGCGCCAGCGACAGCCTGGTTccttccagcagcagcagcaacaacagccacccGGTGGCTTTAATCCcatgcagcagcaggcgcagcagcaacaggtgccgcaacaacagcaaatgaatGCACAGCaaatgcgacaacaacagcagatgAATGCCCAGCAGAATCcgcaagcagcagctgccttcAATgccatgcaacagcagcagcctaatgtgcagcaacagcagcaaatgaatCCCAatcagttgcagcagcagcagcaacaacagcagcaacagcaatttatGCGCGGCAACATGCGTGCCATGGCACCCAATCAAATGGGCAGCATGAATATGCCCGGCGGTATGGGTCAGGGCATGCCACAGAATCCGatgatgcagcagcagcagatgggTCAGGGTATGGTGGGCATGGTCAATCCCAATGCAAATCCCATGATGCAAGGCGGCGGCGCTGGTGGCAATggtggagttggagtcggCGTGGGCGTTGGTGTCGGCGCTGGCGGCAATAATCCCAACATGGGCATGGGCGGCATGCCGCAGCAGGGCATgattcagcagcagcaacagttccAAAACTTCCAGAATCAgtatcaacagcagcaacaacagccgggcatgcagcagcaggcaggcgGCGCTGGCGGAGTCggtgttggcgttggcgtgGGCATGGCTCctaatcaacagcagcaacagcaaggcGGCCTCATGGGAAATTTCAATCCGCAGATGCAGCAGGCGCAACGCAACAATCCCGACTTTATGGCTGCCGCAGTGGCggcccaacagcaacaacagcagcagcaacaacgtgGAGTACCCGGTGGCATGATGGCCGGCAATCGTGGACAGTATATGAATCAAGCACCGAATGTTACGATGACTAACATGATGGGACCTGGACCCGGTGGCGTTGGTGTCGGCCAGGTGCCGCCCTATGCACGCCAGCAACCCACGGGCGGCGGCAAACCCGGTGTGTTGCCAACGCAACAACAattccagcagcaacaacagctgcgtCACCAGATGATGCAAATGCAAGGCATGGGCGGCGGTGGCATGGGTGGTGGACCACAGGCCGGCGGTGGTGCCGGAGCTGGTGGTGGCGGCGGAATggtccagcagcagcagcagaccaTGAATCAACAGCAAACGCCTAATCTGGTAGCGCAGCTGCAGCGCCAAATGCCCAATCAACCGAATATGATgggccagcagcaacagtatcAGCATCAACCGCCACCCTATTAG
- the LOC133841834 gene encoding peroxisomal membrane protein PEX14, with amino-acid sequence MSNNNTDTGDTTILATTSATVQDYSTNPSDGDGDTSLEPRESLITTAVSFLQNTKVRHTTLIQKQQFLRSKGLTAHEIQLACERAGVFSQDPNNPNTVINIGSQLAVVPQQTALGRLRELLHTTALFSGLVYGIYLFWRKYIAPFLFGKPKKKPVEKALEDIDRKVETTSTTLNKEITMVKDMITLQQKEQTQHMNREFSNFRSDLDAIKGLLLNRKQFASPVASMTLPTIPAWQLASSPHRHRHSNNSQSDNDNDKVDDAGSGSGSSETEVVTKNSDSSLEIM; translated from the exons ATGTCCAATAACAACACGGACACTGGTGACACAACCATATTGGCCACCACAAGCGCCACTGTGCAGGATTACTCAACGAATCCTAGCGATGGCGACGGCGATACGTCGTTGGAGCCGCGCGAGTCGCTg aTAACCACAGCTGTAAGCTTTCTACAAAATACCAAAGTGCGACACACAACGCTCATCCAAAAGCAGCAGTTTCTGCGGTCCAAAGGTCTAACAGCTCACGAAATACAATTGGCCTGCGAGCGAGCCGGCGTCTTTAGCCAAGATCCCAATAATCCCAATACCGTTATCAACATTGGCTCCCAGTTGGCGGTGGTGCCACAACAAACGGCCTTGGGGCGACTGCGTGAACTGCTGCACACAACAGCGTTGTTCAGCGGTCTCGTCTATGGCATCTATTTGTTCTGGCGG AAATATATAGCACcatttttgtttggcaaacCGAAGAAAAAGCCGGTAGAGAAAGCGCTCGAAGACATCGACAGGAAGGTGGAAACCACCAGCACAACACTCAACAAGGAAATCACAATGGTCAAGGACATGATTACGTTGCAGCAAAAGGAACAGACGCAGCACATGAATCGTGAATTCAGCAACTTTCGCAGTGATCTGGATGCGATTAAAGGCTTGCTATTGAATCGCAAGCAATTCGCATCGCCGGTGGCATCAATGACACTGCCCACAATTCCTGCCTGGCAATTGGCCAGCTCCccacatcgccatcgccatagTAACAACAGCCAGTCGGACAATGACAATGATAAAGTTGATGACGCCGGCTCCGGATCGGGTTCATCTGAAACCGAAGTGGTTACCAAGAACAGTGATTCTAGCTTGGAGATCATGtaa